The Saccharomycodes ludwigii strain NBRC 1722 chromosome II, whole genome shotgun sequence genome window below encodes:
- the TRM82 gene encoding Trm82p (similar to Saccharomyces cerevisiae YDR165W | TRM82 | Transfer RNA Methyltransferase): MTDTSLIHPFQDIVCNKDGTLLYAVVKNMVQVYKFNAENSKVIKIGEWKDEFDSTILIKEKVIKEQQRQIEKNGTGIDTNTNTAVGTNTNKKLKTNNKEAKIPTPGTGAPPIYRYIRSMLLSRNEKKLIICTDSDKAAVIFNINYGNDNNVLSLFKRQPFPKRPSAITTTLDDRKLLLADKFGDVYEIDMNDEKVQSSETLEPVLGHVSMLTDIGFQKDNATDQSFVISCDRDEHIKISHYPQTFIVNKWLFGHEQFISSIVLPQWNNDLLFSGGGDDNIFSWNWKTGELLDKFNYSELISPYINEKFHLAPERFQNNENNLIEYAVSKIISFPNLPYIAFFVEATNCFFVLKVDCFTGKLTFVHKVETETNVIAMTSSVSSLVVSLDTIETPKSFLLKFYNINKNGVIEEDELKANEFDSCIKDQIKDNQVFKVENKDKDVYPLYHVSSLRKHGEH, encoded by the coding sequence atgaCTGACACATCATTAATCCATCCGTTTCAGGATATTGTGTGCAATAAAGATGGAACGTTATTATATGCTGTTGTGAAAAATATGGTTCAagtttataaatttaatgCTGAGAATTCCaaagttattaaaatagGTGAATGGAAAGATGAATTTGATTCTACTATTTtgattaaagaaaaagtcaTTAAAGAACAACAAAGACAAATCGAAAAGAATGGCACAGGTATCGATACTAATACCAACACCGCAGTGGGCACTAATACCaacaagaaattgaaaactAATAACAAAGAAGCCAAAATACCAACACCAGGCACTGGAGCCCCACCAATTTACAGATATATTAGAAGTATGTTATTATCTCGTAATGAGAAAAAGTTGATCATTTGTACCGACTCAGACAAAGCCGCTGTAATTTTTAACATCAATTATggcaatgataataatgtgTTAAGTTTGTTTAAAAGACAGCCATTTCCTAAACGACCAAGTGCAATTACCACTACTTTAGACGATAGaaagttattattagcgGATAAGTTTGGTGATGTTTATGAAATCGATATGAATGATGAAAAAGTCCAAAGCTCAGAAACTTTAGAGCCTGTTTTAGGGCATGTTTCCATGTTAACTGATATTGGATTTCAAAAAGATAACGCCACAGACCAAAGTTTTGTAATCAGTTGTGATAGAGATGAACATATCAAAATATCACACTACCCTCAAACTTTTATAGTTAATAAATGGTTATTTGGCCATGAACAATTTATTTCCTCAATAGTATTACCGCAATGGAacaatgatttattattcagtggtggtggtgatgataatattttctctTGGAATTGGAAAACGGGGGAATTGTTggataaatttaattattctGAACTTATCTCTCCATATATAAACGAAAAGTTCCATTTGGCACCAGAAAGATTCCAAAATAACGAAAACAATTTGATTGAATATGCAGTTTccaaaataatttcttttcctaATCTACCGTATATTGCATTTTTTGTGGAAGCCACTAACTGCTTTTTTGTGCTAAAAGTGGATTGTTTTACCGGTAAGTTAACTTTTGTGCACAAAGTAGAAACAGAAACTAATGTTATTGCTATGACCAGTAGTGTTTCTTCTTTGGTAGTTTCGTTAGATACAATTGAAACCccaaaaagttttttattgaaattttacAACATAAATAAGAATGGGGTTattgaagaagatgaaTTAAAAGCCAATGAATTTGACTCATGTATCAAGGATCAAATTAAAGATAACCAAGTATTCAAAGTCGAAAATAAAGACAAGGATGTTTATCCCTTATATCATGTTTCCTCTTTAAGAAAACATGGTGAACATTAA